One genomic segment of Aquipluma nitroreducens includes these proteins:
- the metF gene encoding methylenetetrahydrofolate reductase [NAD(P)H] has protein sequence MKVIDIINQSDKTVFSFELLPPLKGNDASKIYKTVETLVDFDPKYINITTHRDEMMYIEMPDGRIEKRTVRKRPGTVAIAASIQYKYGIPVIPHILCGGFSKSETEHVLIDLNFMGIKNVLALRGDGNKGEHVFRPDPNGHSNANQLVEQIVNLRSGKYLEADLKNTAPMDFCIGVAGYPEKHFEAPNAETDLQYLKQKVDAGADYIVTQMFFDNQKYYDFVDKCRAIGITVPIIPGIKPINLKNQLTVLPKLFSIDIPQDLAVELGKCKTDDDAKVVGTEWAILQSKDLVAHQAPSLHIYTYGVSDNTRKIVESVF, from the coding sequence ATGAAAGTTATTGACATTATTAATCAAAGCGATAAAACTGTTTTTTCGTTTGAACTTCTACCCCCGCTCAAGGGAAACGATGCCAGTAAAATATACAAAACAGTAGAAACACTGGTCGATTTCGACCCGAAGTACATCAACATTACCACGCACCGCGATGAAATGATGTACATCGAGATGCCCGATGGCCGCATTGAAAAACGAACAGTTCGCAAACGTCCTGGAACTGTGGCTATTGCCGCCAGCATTCAATATAAATATGGAATTCCGGTGATTCCACATATTTTGTGTGGCGGTTTTTCGAAAAGCGAAACTGAACATGTTCTGATTGACCTGAATTTTATGGGTATCAAGAACGTGCTTGCATTGCGCGGTGACGGTAATAAAGGCGAACATGTTTTCAGGCCCGATCCGAACGGACATTCGAATGCCAACCAGTTGGTTGAACAGATCGTGAATTTACGTAGCGGCAAGTATTTGGAAGCGGATCTTAAAAATACAGCTCCCATGGATTTCTGCATCGGGGTGGCTGGTTATCCGGAGAAACACTTTGAGGCTCCAAATGCTGAAACCGATCTTCAATACCTGAAACAAAAAGTAGATGCAGGAGCTGATTACATTGTGACACAGATGTTTTTCGACAACCAGAAATATTACGATTTTGTAGATAAATGCAGAGCCATTGGAATTACGGTTCCGATTATTCCTGGAATCAAACCGATCAATCTGAAAAACCAATTGACTGTTTTGCCAAAACTTTTCAGTATCGATATTCCCCAGGATTTGGCTGTTGAATTAGGTAAATGCAAAACCGATGACGATGCCAAAGTTGTTGGTACCGAATGGGCTATTTTGCAGTCGAAGGATTTGGTAGCCCATCAGGCGCCAAGCTTACACATTTATACCTACGGGGTTTCGGATAATACCCGCAAGATTGTTGAGTCAGTGTTTTAA
- a CDS encoding glycoside hydrolase family 43 protein has protein sequence MKYLFVTSIWLLLSCISLHSIRANEPESKPIVSKVPFGDPFIMLWQGKYYAYGTLSPDGIAVYVSDDLTTWTAPEGISKGLALNKSDVWADRWFWAPEVYAVNGKFYMYYSADEHICVATSDSPLGPFRQEIKKPMLETEKSIDNSLFIDDDGTPYLFFVRFNDGNNVWMVQLEKNLIDLKPETLRHCIHVSQPWEEIWPRVNEGPFVIKQNGVYFMTYSANSYESPFYGIGVATATNIHGPWIKSETNPALQKPGDLVGIGHNALFTGKDGKLRIVFHAHNSTTKIHPRNMYISTVRFETKDGKEKMVIDKNYLTPTLKKQ, from the coding sequence ATGAAATACTTATTTGTTACATCCATATGGCTCCTTTTGTCATGTATAAGCCTTCACTCAATTCGTGCCAATGAACCAGAGTCAAAACCAATCGTTTCGAAAGTACCGTTTGGCGATCCGTTCATCATGCTCTGGCAGGGAAAATATTATGCCTACGGAACACTTTCTCCCGATGGGATTGCCGTATATGTTTCCGATGATTTGACCACATGGACTGCTCCTGAAGGCATTTCAAAAGGCTTGGCACTGAACAAATCTGACGTTTGGGCCGATCGCTGGTTTTGGGCTCCCGAAGTGTATGCTGTAAACGGAAAGTTTTACATGTACTATTCGGCTGACGAGCACATTTGCGTTGCTACCAGCGATTCGCCGCTGGGTCCTTTCCGTCAGGAAATTAAAAAGCCAATGCTTGAAACCGAAAAATCAATCGACAATTCACTTTTCATCGATGACGACGGAACGCCTTATCTCTTTTTCGTTCGGTTTAACGATGGCAATAATGTTTGGATGGTTCAACTCGAAAAAAATCTGATTGACCTGAAGCCGGAAACCCTTCGTCATTGCATCCATGTTTCCCAACCCTGGGAGGAAATATGGCCGCGTGTAAATGAAGGTCCGTTTGTCATTAAACAAAACGGCGTTTACTTCATGACTTATTCGGCCAACAGTTACGAAAGCCCTTTCTATGGAATTGGGGTCGCAACTGCCACCAACATCCACGGCCCATGGATTAAATCTGAAACTAACCCGGCGCTTCAGAAACCGGGCGATCTGGTAGGTATTGGACACAACGCATTATTTACCGGTAAAGACGGAAAGCTGCGAATCGTATTTCATGCCCACAACAGTACCACCAAAATTCATCCTCGAAACATGTATATTAGCACCGTAAGATTCGAAACTAAAGACGGAAAAGAAAAAATGGTAATCGATAAAAACTACCTGACCCCAACCTTGAAAAAACAATGA
- a CDS encoding glycoside hydrolase family 43 protein: MKKLKTLIFAMLAFVSFGRCSAKEPVQDIKTKRTFTNPVWDGADPWMVKQGEDYIYCWSSNNSINVSRSAKMTKRGEVKKVWQAPSTGWNRACVWAPEIHFIQGRWYVYYAAGESGPPFIHQRTGVLRSATDDVFSDYEDMGVLYTGDNPADPTSNVWAIDMTTLEHKGKLYAIWSGWIKQETTDATQQHLYICEMENPWTMKGKRVKLSSPVESWETGGPLNLNEGPEILKNGDKVFVIYSCRESWLVEYRQGMLQLINPDGNLLDPANWKKSGPVFQGNSQVYGVGHCSFVKSPNDTENWIIYHSKKSTTPGWERDVRIQPFTWNADGTPNFGEAIPAGKSINLPSGEVE; the protein is encoded by the coding sequence ATGAAAAAACTAAAAACTCTGATCTTTGCAATGCTGGCATTCGTTTCATTCGGAAGATGCAGCGCAAAAGAACCCGTGCAGGATATTAAAACAAAAAGAACCTTTACCAATCCGGTGTGGGATGGCGCCGATCCCTGGATGGTTAAACAAGGAGAAGATTACATTTATTGTTGGTCTTCCAACAATTCGATTAACGTTTCACGTTCGGCAAAAATGACCAAACGCGGCGAAGTGAAAAAAGTCTGGCAAGCACCTTCTACCGGCTGGAACCGCGCTTGTGTTTGGGCTCCTGAAATTCATTTCATACAAGGGCGCTGGTATGTGTATTATGCTGCCGGGGAATCGGGGCCACCATTTATTCACCAGCGAACTGGAGTGCTGCGCTCGGCCACCGACGATGTGTTCAGCGATTACGAAGACATGGGCGTTTTATACACCGGCGACAATCCGGCTGACCCAACTTCGAATGTGTGGGCGATTGATATGACCACGCTCGAACACAAAGGCAAACTTTACGCCATCTGGTCAGGATGGATCAAACAGGAAACCACCGATGCCACCCAGCAACACCTGTACATTTGCGAAATGGAAAATCCGTGGACGATGAAAGGTAAACGCGTCAAGCTTTCGTCGCCAGTTGAAAGTTGGGAAACCGGTGGTCCATTGAATCTGAATGAAGGACCGGAAATTCTGAAAAATGGAGACAAAGTTTTTGTGATCTATTCGTGCCGCGAATCGTGGTTAGTTGAATACCGCCAGGGAATGCTACAACTGATTAACCCGGATGGAAACCTGCTCGATCCGGCGAACTGGAAGAAATCAGGGCCGGTATTTCAGGGAAATTCGCAAGTCTATGGAGTGGGGCACTGCTCATTCGTGAAATCGCCCAACGATACCGAAAACTGGATCATTTACCACTCGAAAAAGAGCACCACTCCCGGATGGGAACGTGATGTGCGCATCCAGCCTTTCACATGGAATGCCGACGGAACACCCAACTTTGGCGAGGCAATTCCTGCCGGAAAATCCATCAATCTGCCTTCAGGAGAAGTTGAATAA
- a CDS encoding aldose epimerase family protein — MMNRITLFSMVLGAAIAFSSCSPKPQSKTENCFTLKAEDFQKTIDGKTTNLYFLKNGNIQAAITNYGGRIVGLCTPDKNGKMGDVVLGFSSIDGYLKAKEVFYGALIGRVGNRIAKGKFTLDGQEYTLPCNNGVNHLHGGLGGFHNVIWDVKAATDSSIVLTYLSKDGEMGYPGNLNVEVQYLLDSKNEIVMSYKATTDKSTPVNLTNHAFWNLAGEGSGTTNDQILTINADAYTPVDSTLIPLAGNEPVEGTPFDFRVGKAIGTDLGQVETNIQLKHGPGYDHNFALNKTVAGEMSFAATVVEPVSGRKMEIFTLEPALQFYGGNFMDGSDTGKSGKAFKYREAFALETQHFPDSPNNTNFPSIILKPGETYQTQSIYRFSVVK, encoded by the coding sequence ATGATGAATAGAATTACTCTATTTTCGATGGTCTTAGGTGCTGCAATTGCGTTTAGCAGTTGCTCGCCGAAGCCACAATCCAAAACCGAAAATTGCTTTACGCTAAAAGCTGAAGATTTTCAGAAAACCATTGATGGTAAAACCACCAATTTATACTTCCTGAAAAACGGAAATATTCAGGCGGCCATTACCAATTACGGAGGTCGCATTGTTGGCCTTTGTACTCCGGATAAGAACGGTAAAATGGGCGATGTTGTACTTGGATTCAGTAGCATTGATGGATACCTGAAAGCCAAGGAAGTGTTTTATGGAGCTTTGATTGGCCGCGTTGGAAACCGCATTGCCAAAGGGAAGTTCACCCTCGACGGACAGGAATATACTTTGCCATGCAACAACGGTGTAAACCATTTGCACGGTGGTCTGGGCGGATTTCACAACGTAATCTGGGACGTAAAAGCAGCAACAGATTCATCAATTGTTTTGACCTATTTATCGAAAGATGGCGAAATGGGTTATCCCGGGAATCTGAACGTGGAAGTTCAGTATTTGCTCGATTCGAAAAATGAAATTGTAATGAGCTACAAAGCCACTACCGACAAAAGCACTCCGGTCAACCTCACCAACCACGCATTCTGGAATTTGGCTGGCGAAGGAAGCGGAACCACCAACGACCAAATTCTGACCATTAATGCGGATGCCTATACGCCTGTTGATTCAACCCTGATTCCATTGGCCGGAAACGAACCTGTTGAAGGAACTCCTTTCGATTTCAGAGTAGGTAAAGCCATTGGCACCGATCTTGGACAAGTTGAAACCAATATTCAGTTGAAACATGGCCCGGGATACGACCACAATTTCGCACTAAATAAAACTGTTGCCGGAGAAATGTCGTTCGCAGCAACTGTTGTTGAACCGGTTAGCGGACGCAAAATGGAAATTTTCACCCTGGAACCAGCCTTGCAATTTTATGGCGGAAACTTTATGGATGGGAGCGATACCGGAAAAAGTGGAAAAGCTTTTAAATACCGCGAAGCATTTGCTTTGGAGACACAGCATTTCCCTGATTCTCCAAACAATACAAACTTTCCGTCCATTATCCTGAAACCGGGCGAAACATACCAAACACAAAGCATTTACCGCTTTAGCGTGGTGAAATAG
- a CDS encoding YdeI/OmpD-associated family protein, whose product MTTPSSKISFTAPIIQHEGMNAGYVEFPFSVEDIFGTRGMVKVKALFDGKAEYRGIMSNMGTGCHILILTQEVRRKLGKSFGDSVLVEVEHDLEKREVLIPDDVQNLLAKYPEAQAFFEKLSYTHRKEYINWITSAKREETHAKRMVEFIEKLLQKKKPDQK is encoded by the coding sequence ATGACAACACCATCTTCAAAAATCAGTTTTACGGCTCCAATTATCCAGCACGAGGGAATGAACGCCGGATATGTTGAATTTCCGTTCAGCGTGGAAGACATATTTGGAACACGTGGAATGGTGAAAGTAAAGGCACTGTTCGATGGAAAAGCTGAATACCGCGGAATAATGAGCAACATGGGAACCGGTTGCCACATATTGATTCTGACACAGGAAGTGAGGCGTAAGTTGGGGAAATCGTTCGGTGATTCGGTTTTAGTTGAGGTGGAACACGACCTCGAAAAAAGGGAAGTGCTTATTCCCGATGACGTTCAAAATTTACTGGCTAAATATCCAGAGGCACAGGCCTTTTTCGAAAAACTATCCTACACCCACCGTAAAGAGTACATCAATTGGATTACTTCAGCTAAACGCGAGGAAACACACGCAAAACGGATGGTTGAGTTTATCGAGAAACTGCTGCAAAAGAAAAAGCCAGATCAGAAATAA
- a CDS encoding DNA alkylation repair protein: protein MKTNELIREIRSYCMANANAEQLQKSQRFFKEEFVGYGLTAPQVHGKVKEMLSRGGFNLQTVMEAAPELMKGGKYEEISIVLLLLDGLWKQFTPETFQIIGSWFSFSITNWAHADTLAMFTLPRFLDKKILEMEDFSPLLNSPYKFQRRCVPVTLIKHMKKTRQVMPSILFVEKLMADPEREVHQGMGWFLREAWKINPAEVESFLLKYKDTAPRLIIQYACEKMTPENKLRFKRAK, encoded by the coding sequence ATGAAAACAAACGAGTTAATTCGGGAAATCAGATCGTACTGTATGGCCAATGCCAATGCAGAGCAATTACAAAAATCGCAACGCTTTTTTAAGGAAGAATTTGTCGGGTATGGACTTACAGCCCCGCAGGTACACGGCAAAGTAAAAGAAATGCTTAGCCGGGGAGGGTTCAACCTTCAAACTGTTATGGAAGCTGCCCCTGAATTGATGAAAGGTGGTAAGTACGAAGAAATCTCTATCGTTTTGCTTTTGCTCGACGGGCTATGGAAACAATTTACTCCGGAAACTTTTCAAATTATAGGAAGTTGGTTTTCATTCAGCATTACCAACTGGGCGCATGCGGATACGCTGGCCATGTTCACTTTACCTCGGTTTCTGGATAAAAAGATTCTCGAAATGGAAGATTTTAGTCCGTTGCTCAATTCTCCGTATAAATTTCAGCGGAGGTGCGTGCCGGTAACGCTAATTAAACACATGAAGAAAACCCGACAGGTAATGCCTTCTATTCTTTTTGTGGAAAAACTAATGGCTGATCCGGAACGCGAAGTTCACCAGGGCATGGGCTGGTTCCTGCGCGAAGCCTGGAAAATCAATCCAGCCGAAGTTGAATCGTTCCTCTTGAAATACAAAGACACAGCGCCGCGATTGATCATTCAATATGCCTGTGAAAAAATGACTCCGGAAAATAAGTTGCGGTTTAAGCGGGCAAAATAG
- a CDS encoding glycoside hydrolase family 2 protein produces the protein MKKTAFLFLLSICMLQTFAQWKPAGDKIKTSWAEKIDVKNVLPEYPRPMMERADWMNLNGLWDYSILKAGMAEPIAFDGQILVPFPVESSLSGVMKTVGGENEVWYKRNFKVPANWKGKNVLLNFGAVDWKADVWVNDVKIGSHTGGYTPFSFDVTPFLNKTGGQKLVVRVWDGTDNGFQPRGKQVSKPNGIWYTPVTGIWQTVWLEPVAAKRIEHIQTVPNIDKSQVAVSVQTKGAAYGDVVEVKLFDGSKEIAVSKATSGEKLEISVPEAKLWSPESPFLYTMKVSVISNGAVTDQVNSYFAMRKVSTKRDKNGIVRLELNNKAYFQFGPLDQGWWPDGLYTAPTDEALKYDIQKTKDFGFNMIRKHVKVEPARWYTHCDQLGILVWQDMPSGDRSPQWQSHNYFTGTEMKRSADSEANYRKEWKEIMDYLYSNPCVVTWVPFNEAWGQFKVPEIVEWTKSYDPSRLVNPASGGNHYPVGDMLDLHNYPGPDMYLYDGQRPTVLGEYGGIGLALEGHLWATDKNWGYVQFKNSKEVTDEYVKYGESLLKFIKAGFSAGVYTQTTDVEGEINGLMTYDRKVIKLEEQRVREINQKICKSLNE, from the coding sequence ATGAAAAAGACAGCTTTCTTATTTTTATTAAGCATTTGTATGCTCCAAACCTTCGCGCAGTGGAAACCTGCCGGCGATAAAATCAAAACTTCGTGGGCCGAAAAAATCGATGTCAAAAATGTTCTTCCCGAATATCCGCGCCCAATGATGGAACGGGCAGACTGGATGAACCTGAACGGATTGTGGGATTATTCGATCCTGAAAGCCGGAATGGCTGAACCAATCGCTTTCGACGGGCAAATTTTGGTTCCTTTTCCTGTCGAATCAAGCCTTTCGGGAGTAATGAAAACCGTTGGCGGTGAGAACGAAGTTTGGTACAAAAGAAACTTTAAAGTGCCTGCCAACTGGAAAGGTAAAAACGTATTGTTGAATTTTGGCGCTGTCGATTGGAAGGCCGATGTTTGGGTGAACGATGTAAAAATTGGTTCGCATACAGGTGGCTATACACCTTTTTCATTCGATGTAACTCCTTTCCTGAATAAAACGGGTGGCCAGAAACTGGTTGTTCGGGTCTGGGATGGAACTGATAATGGATTTCAGCCACGCGGAAAACAGGTAAGTAAACCAAATGGTATTTGGTACACACCGGTTACCGGAATCTGGCAGACCGTTTGGCTCGAACCTGTTGCCGCCAAACGCATTGAGCATATCCAGACTGTTCCAAATATCGACAAAAGCCAGGTTGCTGTTTCTGTTCAAACCAAAGGCGCAGCTTATGGCGATGTAGTAGAGGTAAAACTTTTTGATGGATCGAAAGAAATTGCCGTGAGCAAAGCTACTTCCGGAGAAAAACTAGAGATTTCGGTTCCTGAAGCCAAATTGTGGAGCCCCGAATCACCTTTCCTTTACACCATGAAAGTTAGTGTAATCAGTAATGGAGCTGTGACTGACCAGGTGAACAGCTATTTTGCGATGCGCAAAGTTTCGACCAAACGCGATAAAAACGGTATCGTTCGTCTGGAACTGAATAACAAAGCTTATTTTCAGTTTGGTCCGCTCGATCAGGGTTGGTGGCCCGATGGTTTATATACCGCCCCAACCGATGAAGCATTGAAATACGACATTCAGAAAACCAAAGATTTTGGGTTCAACATGATTCGCAAACACGTGAAAGTGGAGCCAGCCCGCTGGTACACGCATTGCGACCAACTCGGAATCTTGGTTTGGCAGGACATGCCAAGCGGCGATCGTTCGCCACAATGGCAGAGCCACAATTATTTCACCGGAACCGAAATGAAGCGTTCGGCCGACTCGGAAGCCAACTACCGCAAAGAATGGAAAGAAATCATGGATTACCTGTATTCAAATCCTTGTGTGGTAACCTGGGTGCCTTTCAACGAGGCTTGGGGACAATTTAAAGTTCCTGAAATTGTGGAATGGACTAAATCATACGATCCAAGTCGTTTGGTAAACCCAGCTAGCGGCGGAAACCATTATCCGGTAGGCGATATGCTCGATTTGCACAACTATCCGGGGCCAGATATGTATCTGTATGACGGACAGCGTCCAACAGTTTTGGGCGAGTATGGTGGAATTGGTTTGGCACTGGAAGGTCACCTTTGGGCAACCGACAAAAACTGGGGTTACGTTCAGTTTAAAAACTCGAAGGAAGTAACCGACGAGTATGTGAAATACGGCGAATCGCTGCTGAAATTCATCAAGGCTGGTTTTTCTGCCGGAGTTTATACCCAAACTACTGACGTGGAAGGCGAAATTAATGGATTGATGACATACGACCGTAAAGTAATCAAACTGGAAGAACAACGGGTTCGTGAAATCAACCAAAAGATTTGCAAATCGTTGAACGAATAA
- a CDS encoding RNA polymerase sigma-70 factor — MTKIEEHIDVALISKFRNGDMEAFRKIYESFCEPLYRFAYSYLKDSFESEEIVQDVFLKVWEKRAEVDEQKSFKSYLYRITVNKIFNELKHRVVKQKYDQHLQNFDQTSIETPESSIQFQELNKKVEHLLTRLPEQQRNIFIMSRWKGLSNAEIADTLDLSIRTVENQIYRAAKFIKLHLNDDYPIGILLIVFSYQWI; from the coding sequence TTGACAAAAATAGAAGAACATATCGACGTTGCTCTAATTTCGAAGTTTCGAAATGGTGATATGGAGGCTTTTCGGAAAATCTACGAATCTTTCTGCGAACCTTTGTATCGCTTTGCATATTCGTACCTTAAAGATTCATTTGAATCAGAAGAGATTGTTCAGGATGTTTTCCTTAAGGTTTGGGAAAAACGCGCCGAAGTGGATGAGCAGAAGTCGTTCAAAAGTTACCTGTACCGCATCACAGTAAATAAAATCTTCAACGAGTTAAAGCACCGGGTGGTTAAGCAGAAATACGACCAACATCTGCAGAACTTCGACCAAACTTCAATTGAAACTCCCGAATCGTCCATCCAATTTCAGGAATTGAATAAAAAAGTAGAGCACCTTCTCACCCGATTACCTGAACAACAGCGCAATATATTTATCATGAGTCGCTGGAAAGGGTTATCGAATGCCGAAATTGCTGATACCCTCGACCTATCAATCCGCACTGTCGAAAACCAGATTTACCGCGCGGCCAAATTTATAAAGCTCCACCTGAACGACGACTATCCGATTGGCATACTGCTAATTGTATTCAGCTACCAGTGGATTTAG
- a CDS encoding FecR family protein, translating to MKNTEFSNIEFKGLLEKFQSGKSNPEELRQLEEMFFDAEISEGIKSAMLNEIRDFETAGSETDTDYDRLFQSIQKIISDHKSNTRSLNLRLNFMRIAAIIVMAFVFGGTLSYFIFNSDKTTSGSFCEVTAPLGSTSEIVLPDSSKVWLNAGSKIKYSTTYNQKNRLIYLEGEGYFIVAKNKEIPFIVDAYGFEVKAVGTEFNVKAYKSDPTVETTMVEGKVTLQHSTESILKGVYLTPNQKATFYKKEESLTVEVIKKLQEKKEELNYIPEHRLVIAPRIDPKAIVSWKENRLIIEREQLGTLAEILSRKYNFNFEFKSEDIKRISFSGTLEDETLQQVMNVIKISSPIDYEIVGKTVIIEQNEARMSEFKKLYKQK from the coding sequence ATGAAAAATACGGAATTTTCAAATATTGAATTTAAGGGCCTGTTGGAAAAGTTTCAATCAGGCAAAAGCAATCCGGAAGAACTTCGCCAGCTGGAAGAAATGTTTTTTGACGCTGAGATTTCTGAAGGGATAAAAAGCGCCATGCTGAATGAAATTAGAGACTTTGAAACAGCTGGTTCGGAAACAGATACCGACTACGACCGCCTGTTCCAATCGATTCAAAAGATTATTTCGGATCACAAATCAAATACCCGCAGCCTGAATTTACGATTAAATTTCATGCGCATTGCAGCCATTATTGTCATGGCCTTTGTCTTTGGTGGAACTTTATCGTATTTCATTTTCAACTCAGACAAAACAACATCGGGTTCATTTTGCGAAGTAACGGCTCCATTGGGCTCCACCTCCGAAATTGTACTTCCTGACAGCTCCAAAGTATGGTTAAACGCCGGAAGTAAAATCAAATATTCGACCACTTACAATCAGAAAAACCGGTTGATTTATCTGGAAGGCGAAGGCTATTTCATCGTAGCCAAAAACAAGGAAATCCCATTTATTGTAGATGCTTATGGATTTGAAGTTAAAGCTGTAGGTACCGAATTTAACGTAAAAGCTTACAAAAGCGATCCGACAGTTGAAACCACCATGGTGGAAGGCAAAGTAACTTTGCAGCATTCAACCGAAAGTATCCTGAAAGGAGTGTACCTGACACCAAACCAAAAAGCCACATTCTATAAAAAGGAAGAATCGCTGACAGTTGAAGTCATTAAGAAACTGCAAGAAAAGAAGGAAGAACTGAATTATATTCCTGAACACCGGTTGGTTATTGCACCACGGATTGATCCTAAAGCAATCGTTTCGTGGAAAGAAAACCGGTTAATCATTGAGCGGGAACAGCTTGGTACCTTGGCCGAGATTCTGAGCCGGAAATACAATTTCAATTTCGAATTTAAATCGGAAGACATTAAACGAATCAGTTTCTCAGGTACGCTTGAAGACGAAACCCTGCAACAGGTTATGAATGTGATTAAAATTTCGTCGCCAATTGATTATGAAATTGTAGGAAAGACCGTGATCATCGAGCAAAACGAAGCACGTATGTCGGAATTCAAAAAACTATATAAACAGAAGTAA